In a genomic window of Lacrimispora sp. BS-2:
- a CDS encoding AAA domain-containing protein has protein sequence MEQTARNIFRAVHEGKWLSIEYRNKKEEITKYWIAVHGIDAKKKTLEVEGFHLTLFTVDKFPCIYVDSILSSSVVDGSYYEPDPILVQDINENPEKYRNLFASPVNLKILDYLTDCSRLDTRPYQSDYSIIRHLDGECLNSEEYPLSDQQFKEIVNRFQEDAAGAGNRKNWKLRQLCMNVLSIVVKGKGRQRESLYVLAYKRLFLDVKRRVLKPAKEITICREFTIGGECQSIRKFLDPSDYELLEDFEKNQELIKDRIINESRAAGGVDDRPYLIALESEVKVDLTYEYGGILTMFEENRATYPVKAFFGNLTAKADRRKDYPITLLQRRANLDQLLAIHNGVKYPVTYVQGPPGTGKSYSIVNTIVTAFFNEKTVLLTSYNNQPIDTVVKDLQSISYKGTGLIPFPIIRLGSDEKVYEALSYIKELYEQVKKWKVFENTLEKNRDDKANRMKQLTALLKRHEEILALREQKEAIECLMAVNKHLTFQTDLQGRQLERVKEKLQKIGEVTEEQALALLEDDEEEFKKYLYFTSVKYLKRLGEPKNADLWNILEIKDKADQVKAFNEYLGNPENVRKFLRIFPVVASTCISSHKIGHPEPYFDLVVMDEASQCNTALSLVPIIRGENLMLVGDPQQLNPVILLDKKDNDILKKRYMVPDEYDYCKNSIYKAFLANDSVSDEILLRHHYRCSKQIIQFNNMKYYNNRLNIESRVQSENPLVFMDIQDNRTDYKNTAPREAEKIVEYVRSNPDRKIGIITPFTNQKECISEMLAENGIHDVSCGTVHAFQGDEKDIILFSLALTDQTSEKTYEWLKNNRELINVATSRAREQLVIVSDRKNLDRLHSGEEKDDVYELVEYVKTRGNCKVTPDEVHSRALGVKPYSTETEKAFLTSLNHALENILGDNRKCSVKKEVAISQVFEENTTGDGLFYNGRFDFVLYEKDFGGREIPVLAIELDGKEHLADESVKKRDKRKEAICREHGFELIRVENSYARRYYYIKHVLEEYFKHLR, from the coding sequence ATGGAACAGACAGCCAGAAATATTTTCAGAGCAGTCCATGAGGGAAAGTGGCTGAGCATTGAGTACAGGAATAAAAAGGAAGAAATAACCAAATACTGGATCGCTGTTCACGGCATTGACGCAAAGAAGAAAACCTTAGAGGTAGAGGGTTTTCATCTCACCTTGTTTACGGTGGATAAATTTCCTTGCATTTATGTGGATTCCATTCTCTCTTCCTCCGTGGTGGACGGATCTTACTATGAACCAGATCCCATACTTGTTCAGGATATCAATGAAAATCCTGAAAAATACCGGAATCTTTTTGCCTCCCCTGTGAATTTAAAGATACTGGATTATTTGACGGATTGCAGCCGCCTGGACACAAGACCCTATCAAAGCGATTATTCTATTATCCGCCATCTGGACGGCGAATGCTTAAACAGTGAGGAGTATCCCTTAAGCGACCAACAGTTTAAAGAGATCGTGAACCGCTTTCAGGAAGATGCAGCAGGAGCGGGAAATAGGAAAAACTGGAAGCTGCGCCAGCTTTGCATGAATGTGCTCAGTATTGTAGTCAAGGGGAAAGGAAGGCAGCGGGAGTCTCTTTATGTCCTGGCATACAAACGGCTCTTTCTTGATGTAAAGCGGCGTGTGCTGAAACCGGCAAAGGAGATCACCATATGCAGGGAGTTTACCATTGGGGGAGAGTGTCAGAGCATCCGGAAGTTTCTGGATCCTTCCGATTATGAGCTTTTGGAGGATTTTGAAAAGAATCAGGAGCTTATAAAAGACCGGATCATAAACGAAAGCCGTGCCGCCGGGGGAGTGGATGACAGGCCTTATCTCATTGCCCTGGAATCAGAGGTGAAAGTAGACCTAACCTATGAATACGGCGGCATACTCACCATGTTTGAGGAAAACCGGGCAACCTATCCGGTCAAAGCCTTTTTTGGAAACCTGACCGCAAAGGCAGACAGAAGAAAGGACTATCCCATTACCCTGCTTCAGCGCCGGGCAAATTTAGACCAGCTTCTTGCCATCCATAATGGGGTAAAATATCCGGTGACCTATGTCCAGGGCCCTCCTGGGACCGGGAAATCCTATTCCATTGTCAATACCATTGTTACGGCCTTTTTTAACGAAAAAACTGTGCTTCTCACCTCCTATAACAACCAGCCCATTGATACTGTAGTAAAGGATCTCCAGTCCATTTCCTACAAAGGAACCGGTCTGATTCCCTTTCCAATAATCCGCCTGGGAAGCGATGAAAAAGTTTATGAGGCCCTTTCTTATATAAAGGAACTTTATGAGCAGGTGAAGAAATGGAAGGTATTTGAAAACACCCTGGAAAAGAACAGGGACGATAAGGCAAACCGCATGAAGCAGCTGACCGCTCTTCTTAAACGGCACGAAGAGATCCTGGCTTTAAGGGAACAAAAGGAAGCCATTGAATGCCTGATGGCGGTAAATAAGCATCTGACCTTCCAGACCGATCTTCAGGGGCGCCAGCTGGAGCGCGTAAAGGAAAAGCTTCAGAAAATAGGAGAGGTGACCGAGGAACAGGCTCTGGCTCTTCTGGAGGATGATGAAGAGGAGTTTAAAAAATATCTTTATTTTACCTCCGTAAAATATTTAAAAAGGCTGGGAGAACCTAAAAATGCAGACCTCTGGAATATTCTGGAGATAAAAGACAAGGCAGATCAGGTGAAGGCGTTTAATGAATATCTGGGAAATCCTGAGAATGTGAGAAAATTCCTCCGCATTTTCCCCGTGGTGGCATCAACCTGCATTTCTTCCCATAAAATCGGACATCCGGAGCCTTATTTTGATCTGGTGGTAATGGATGAGGCCAGCCAGTGCAACACGGCCCTTTCCCTGGTTCCTATTATCAGAGGGGAGAATTTAATGCTGGTGGGAGATCCCCAGCAGTTAAACCCGGTGATCCTTCTGGATAAAAAGGACAATGACATCTTAAAGAAACGGTATATGGTTCCAGATGAATATGATTACTGCAAGAATTCCATATACAAGGCCTTCCTTGCCAATGATTCCGTCAGTGACGAGATCCTTCTCCGCCATCATTACCGCTGCAGCAAGCAGATCATTCAGTTCAACAACATGAAATATTATAACAACCGGCTGAATATAGAAAGCAGGGTCCAATCGGAAAATCCCCTGGTCTTTATGGATATCCAGGACAACAGGACCGACTATAAAAACACGGCTCCCAGGGAGGCCGAAAAAATCGTAGAATATGTAAGATCCAATCCGGACCGGAAAATCGGCATCATAACGCCCTTTACCAATCAAAAGGAATGCATTAGTGAAATGCTGGCTGAAAACGGGATCCATGACGTAAGCTGCGGCACGGTCCATGCATTTCAGGGAGATGAAAAGGATATCATCCTGTTTTCCCTGGCTCTTACGGACCAGACTTCAGAAAAGACCTATGAATGGCTTAAGAACAACCGGGAGCTGATCAATGTAGCCACTTCAAGGGCAAGGGAACAGCTTGTGATCGTATCTGACAGGAAGAACCTGGACAGGCTACACAGCGGAGAAGAAAAGGACGATGTATATGAACTGGTGGAATACGTAAAAACAAGAGGAAACTGTAAAGTCACTCCTGATGAGGTCCATTCCCGGGCGTTGGGCGTAAAGCCTTACAGCACGGAAACAGAAAAAGCCTTTTTGACCAGCTTAAATCACGCCCTTGAAAATATACTGGGTGATAACAGGAAATGCTCGGTAAAAAAAGAGGTAGCCATATCCCAGGTATTTGAAGAAAATACCACGGGAGACGGCCTGTTTTATAACGGGCGGTTTGATTTTGTCCTGTATGAAAAGGATTTCGGCGGCAGAGAGATCCCGGTACTTGCCATTGAGCTGGATGGAAAGGAACATCTGGCAGATGAGTCCGTAAAAAAGCGGGATAAGAGGAAAGAGGCCATATGCCGGGAACATGGATTTGAACTGATCCGGGTGGAGAACTCTTATGCAAGACGGTATTATTATATAAAACATGTGCTGGAAGAGTATTTTAAACATTTAAGATAA
- the recQ gene encoding DNA helicase RecQ: MDKFQALKHYFGYDSFREGQEILIDSILSGRDALGIMPTGSGKSLCFQIPALMMEGITLVISPLISLMKDQVTTLNQAGIHAAYLNSSLTASQYYKALAYAREGRYPIIYVAPERLVTDEFLDFALNSNISMVAVDEAHCVSQWGQDFRPSYLKIVDFIDKLPKRPVISAFTATATKEVREDVIDILMLREPAVVSTGYDRPNLYLGVQSPKDKYATLKNYVECHPDQCGIIYCLTRKLVEEVCDRLNQEGFSATRYHAGLSDEERRRNQDDFIYDRSQIMVATNAFGMGIDKSNVRFVIHYNMPKNLESYYQEVGRCSRDGEPGECILLYSGQDVMTNQMFIDNNQDNQELDSLTRQMVMERDRERLKKMTFYSFTNECLRDYILRYFGEYGENYCGNCSNCLSQFETVDVTDIARGLIGCVESCRQRYGVNVIIDTVHGANTAKIRNYRMDQNAYYGVLAKVPAYKLRQVMNYLMLNEFLTVTNDEYAIVKLTGKSKGVLADGEEIVMKMAKEQEHPVKAKEGKKSKTRKMSAISGSVLSEADEELFETLRALRMEIAKEEKVPPYIVFSDKTLVHMCMVKPKTKEEMLSVSGVGEFKYEKYGERFLVCVKESSGDF, from the coding sequence ATGGATAAATTTCAAGCATTAAAGCACTATTTCGGCTACGACAGTTTCCGGGAGGGGCAGGAAATTCTTATCGACAGCATTTTGTCAGGAAGAGACGCCCTCGGGATCATGCCCACCGGTTCAGGAAAATCCCTGTGCTTCCAGATACCGGCTCTCATGATGGAAGGAATTACACTGGTTATTTCCCCCCTGATCTCCCTCATGAAAGATCAGGTGACAACTCTCAATCAGGCAGGCATTCATGCCGCATATCTTAACAGTTCTTTGACTGCAAGTCAGTATTATAAGGCCCTGGCCTATGCGCGGGAAGGGCGATATCCCATTATTTATGTAGCTCCGGAACGTCTTGTAACGGATGAATTTCTGGATTTCGCATTAAACTCAAACATTTCCATGGTAGCGGTGGATGAAGCTCACTGTGTATCCCAGTGGGGACAAGATTTCAGGCCCAGCTATTTAAAAATTGTGGATTTTATTGATAAGCTTCCCAAACGTCCGGTCATCAGCGCATTTACGGCCACTGCTACAAAAGAAGTCCGTGAAGATGTGATTGATATTCTCATGCTCAGGGAGCCTGCCGTGGTATCTACAGGATATGACAGGCCCAACCTCTATCTGGGCGTTCAATCACCCAAGGATAAGTATGCTACGTTAAAGAACTACGTGGAATGTCACCCGGATCAGTGCGGGATTATTTACTGTCTGACCAGAAAGCTGGTGGAAGAGGTATGTGACCGGCTGAATCAGGAGGGCTTTTCGGCAACCAGATACCACGCAGGGTTAAGCGATGAGGAGCGGCGGAGGAATCAGGATGACTTTATTTACGACAGAAGCCAGATCATGGTGGCGACCAATGCCTTTGGCATGGGAATCGATAAATCCAATGTACGGTTTGTTATCCATTACAACATGCCCAAAAATCTGGAATCCTATTATCAGGAAGTTGGCAGGTGCTCCAGAGATGGGGAGCCGGGGGAATGCATTTTGTTATACAGCGGCCAGGATGTGATGACCAATCAGATGTTTATTGACAACAACCAGGATAATCAGGAGCTGGATTCCCTTACCCGCCAGATGGTCATGGAGCGGGACCGTGAACGGCTTAAGAAGATGACCTTTTATTCCTTTACCAACGAATGTCTCAGGGACTACATTCTGCGGTACTTTGGAGAGTATGGAGAGAATTACTGCGGCAACTGTTCCAATTGCCTGAGCCAGTTTGAAACAGTGGATGTGACGGATATTGCCAGGGGGCTGATAGGTTGTGTGGAGTCTTGCCGGCAGCGGTATGGCGTAAATGTGATTATTGATACCGTTCATGGAGCTAATACTGCGAAAATTCGGAATTACCGGATGGATCAGAATGCCTATTATGGAGTGTTGGCAAAGGTGCCTGCTTACAAGCTGAGACAGGTCATGAATTATTTGATGTTAAATGAATTCCTGACAGTCACAAATGACGAGTATGCCATTGTGAAACTGACCGGGAAATCAAAGGGAGTTTTAGCGGATGGTGAGGAGATTGTCATGAAAATGGCAAAGGAACAGGAACATCCGGTGAAGGCAAAGGAAGGGAAGAAATCAAAGACACGTAAAATGTCAGCAATATCCGGTTCTGTTCTTTCAGAAGCAGATGAAGAGCTGTTTGAGACCTTACGGGCACTTCGCATGGAGATTGCCAAAGAGGAAAAAGTACCTCCTTATATTGTTTTCTCTGACAAGACGTTAGTACATATGTGCATGGTAAAACCGAAGACAAAAGAGGAAATGTTGTCGGTGTCCGGGGTAGGAGAATTTAAGTATGAGAAATATGGGGAGCGGTTTTTAGTCTGTGTGAAGGAATCGAGTGGTGATTTCTGA
- a CDS encoding isoprenylcysteine carboxylmethyltransferase family protein, with translation MIFQISIFALITCFYIAYFMKQILLRKKGIYTNRLAKGRKPTKTAVVETALLAATYGIAAIQYVSVFFSRFMLSLSIPAGVRWAGIVITGGGVIFFILAITSMRDSWRAGVDETQKTSIVTRGIYKVSRNPAFVGFDMLYIGSALSLPNVIMTAAAVIGILLLHFQILEEEKYLPRAFGDEYLRYKSRTPRYFLFF, from the coding sequence ATGATTTTTCAGATCAGCATATTTGCGCTAATTACCTGTTTTTACATTGCCTATTTTATGAAGCAAATCCTTCTTCGGAAAAAGGGCATTTACACAAACCGGCTGGCAAAGGGCCGCAAACCTACTAAAACAGCTGTAGTAGAAACGGCTCTTCTTGCAGCGACCTACGGCATTGCAGCTATTCAGTACGTAAGCGTTTTCTTTTCCCGATTCATGCTTTCTCTTTCAATTCCTGCAGGTGTACGATGGGCAGGAATTGTAATTACCGGGGGCGGGGTTATTTTCTTTATACTTGCTATTACCTCCATGCGTGACAGTTGGCGCGCAGGCGTGGACGAAACCCAGAAGACTTCCATTGTCACAAGGGGCATATACAAGGTCAGCAGGAATCCGGCTTTTGTGGGCTTTGATATGTTGTATATTGGATCTGCACTTTCCCTGCCAAATGTGATCATGACCGCTGCCGCGGTCATTGGCATCCTTTTGCTGCATTTTCAGATTTTAGAAGAAGAAAAGTATTTGCCTCGTGCTTTTGGAGATGAATATTTGCGGTACAAGAGCCGCACACCGCGGTACTTTCTGTTTTTCTGA
- a CDS encoding diguanylate cyclase, translating to MEGETVYKILIVEDGKVSQKVLMETLQDTYNVRVVSTGKEAMQMVKQFRPHLILLDIMLPDTNGFDVLKELKETQSTQSIPIIVITGLDNDQDEEKALCLGAVDYIRKPFNKVLVNARVKIHIKIVEQLLTIEKFGFYDGLTGLANRRKFDYHMEYEWQRALRKKTTIGLLMMDLDNFKNYNDTYGHRQGDIMLKAVAGVLNKTLNRATDLPCRWGGEEFAVLISETSLEKVLLIAEKIRSSIEALEVPRSNSDEITRITASISAICAAPYQCEQLEGFFENADCLLYQAKKEGRNRVRF from the coding sequence ATGGAAGGTGAAACTGTATATAAAATACTCATTGTTGAGGACGGAAAAGTAAGCCAGAAGGTGTTGATGGAAACCTTACAAGATACATATAATGTCAGGGTCGTCTCCACTGGCAAAGAAGCAATGCAAATGGTCAAACAATTCCGGCCGCATCTGATCTTGCTTGATATCATGCTGCCGGATACCAACGGGTTCGATGTTCTAAAGGAACTGAAAGAAACCCAATCCACTCAGAGTATTCCCATTATCGTTATCACAGGACTGGATAACGATCAGGACGAGGAGAAAGCACTGTGTTTAGGTGCGGTCGACTATATACGGAAGCCTTTTAACAAAGTTTTGGTGAATGCACGCGTGAAGATCCATATTAAAATCGTAGAACAACTGCTTACCATTGAAAAATTTGGTTTTTATGATGGATTGACCGGCCTTGCGAACCGTCGTAAGTTTGATTATCATATGGAATATGAATGGCAAAGGGCATTGCGGAAAAAGACCACCATCGGGCTGTTGATGATGGATCTGGACAACTTTAAGAATTACAATGATACATATGGCCACAGGCAGGGAGATATTATGTTAAAAGCTGTGGCAGGGGTTTTGAATAAAACTTTAAATCGGGCCACTGACTTACCGTGCCGTTGGGGCGGCGAAGAATTTGCTGTTCTCATATCGGAAACCAGTCTGGAAAAAGTATTATTAATTGCGGAGAAAATACGTTCAAGCATTGAGGCTTTAGAAGTGCCAAGGAGTAATTCGGATGAAATTACAAGAATAACTGCCAGTATTAGTGCGATCTGTGCCGCTCCATATCAATGCGAACAACTGGAAGGTTTCTTTGAAAACGCTGACTGTCTCCTGTATCAAGCTAAAAAAGAAGGGAGAAACCGGGTGCGGTTTTGA
- a CDS encoding DMT family transporter, protein MKTNIGLYLALLFGVFSLSTSAIFVRLANAPSAIIAFFRLFFASLILLPFLLSSKQNKRQLLTLSKKQWALGILSGLLLSAHYVMWFESLRHTSVASSTVIVTLQPLFSIAIGYIFLKERFHKLAIGGCLIAIMGCFMIGWGDFQISSQALFGDLLALLAAGVISIYFFIGQAMRKELSAVPYSIISYLSSSLFLGCYALIEGNSFIGYPQAAWMAFGGLALISTVFGQFIFNWLLKWIPATMISMSILGETIGTCILAYFILNEAISFQQGMGITTILLGLVLFFISPQIHKDR, encoded by the coding sequence TTGAAAACGAATATTGGATTATACCTTGCTCTGCTTTTCGGCGTCTTTTCCCTTTCCACCTCCGCAATTTTCGTGCGCCTGGCAAATGCTCCTTCTGCCATAATAGCGTTTTTCCGGCTATTTTTTGCTTCACTGATCCTTTTGCCATTTTTGTTAAGCAGCAAACAAAATAAGCGCCAACTGCTAACCCTTTCTAAAAAACAATGGGCACTTGGGATTTTGTCAGGGCTGCTTTTATCTGCCCATTATGTGATGTGGTTTGAATCCCTGCGGCATACGTCGGTGGCAAGCTCAACAGTTATTGTAACATTGCAGCCTCTTTTTTCAATTGCAATCGGATATATCTTTTTGAAGGAACGTTTTCACAAGCTGGCAATCGGGGGATGCCTGATTGCCATTATGGGCTGCTTTATGATCGGATGGGGAGATTTTCAAATCAGCTCTCAGGCCCTGTTTGGAGATTTATTAGCGTTATTAGCGGCTGGTGTTATCAGTATCTATTTTTTTATAGGCCAGGCAATGAGAAAGGAATTATCCGCGGTTCCTTATTCCATCATAAGTTATTTAAGCAGTTCCTTGTTTTTAGGATGCTATGCCTTGATTGAGGGTAACTCTTTCATTGGATATCCTCAAGCTGCCTGGATGGCCTTTGGGGGACTGGCACTGATCTCAACCGTTTTTGGACAATTTATTTTTAACTGGCTGTTAAAATGGATTCCTGCAACAATGATATCCATGAGCATATTAGGAGAAACCATAGGTACATGTATTCTGGCCTATTTTATATTAAATGAGGCAATTTCCTTTCAGCAGGGTATGGGGATAACAACGATTCTATTAGGACTGGTACTCTTTTTTATCAGCCCTCAAATACATAAGGATCGATAA
- a CDS encoding exonuclease SbcCD subunit D: protein MKIFHLSDLHIGKQLNGYSLKENQEAVLKQIVDYGLVHHPDAILICGDIYDKTAPSGEAYTMFGNFLEALSGIKPQISVLIIAGNHDSPERLSYAGAFLERHHIHLSVFPPKSPEEYLKKVVLKDENGPVNFYFLPFLKPGYVRQVFPENQPNGYESAVKAVLERETIDTGERNVLLSHQFYTGGNKDPETCESEQAVIMAGGLDRIDADVLSAFDYVALGHLHGSQKVGRASVRYCGTPYKYSVSEENHKKSITMVNLGKKGEEPELEFLPLHGIQDVRRERGSLSEILKRATEENRHDFVSVTLTDEEDPYRVRERLEEVFDHLLELRVDNERTRKKRMEEGETVPVLRPLEAFRQFYKTVRGGEMTKEEEKAMERIVQEAKEEEGL from the coding sequence ATGAAAATTTTTCATTTGTCTGATCTGCATATCGGAAAGCAGTTAAACGGCTACAGCTTAAAGGAGAACCAGGAAGCAGTCTTAAAACAGATCGTGGATTATGGGTTGGTCCATCATCCGGATGCAATCCTGATCTGTGGCGATATTTATGATAAAACGGCTCCTTCCGGGGAGGCCTACACCATGTTCGGCAATTTTCTGGAAGCTCTTTCCGGGATAAAGCCTCAGATTTCAGTTTTGATCATCGCAGGAAACCACGATTCTCCGGAACGTCTGTCCTATGCAGGGGCCTTTTTGGAACGGCACCACATTCATTTATCCGTGTTCCCTCCTAAAAGCCCTGAGGAGTACTTAAAAAAGGTGGTATTGAAGGATGAAAACGGCCCTGTGAATTTCTATTTTCTTCCCTTTTTAAAACCAGGGTACGTAAGGCAGGTTTTTCCGGAGAATCAGCCGAATGGATACGAGAGTGCCGTAAAGGCTGTATTAGAAAGGGAAACCATTGATACAGGGGAGCGGAACGTCCTTTTATCCCATCAATTTTACACAGGAGGAAATAAAGACCCGGAAACCTGTGAATCAGAGCAGGCAGTCATCATGGCAGGCGGCCTGGACCGAATAGATGCTGATGTTCTTTCTGCATTTGATTACGTGGCCCTTGGCCATCTTCACGGTTCCCAAAAAGTAGGCAGGGCTTCGGTCCGGTACTGTGGGACACCCTATAAATATTCCGTCAGTGAGGAGAACCATAAAAAATCCATCACAATGGTGAATCTGGGGAAAAAGGGGGAGGAGCCGGAGCTGGAATTTCTCCCTCTTCATGGAATCCAGGATGTAAGGCGGGAAAGAGGAAGCTTATCTGAAATCCTTAAAAGGGCGACCGAAGAAAACCGCCATGATTTTGTCAGCGTTACCCTTACCGATGAAGAGGATCCTTACCGTGTCAGAGAGCGTTTGGAAGAGGTTTTCGATCATTTGCTGGAGCTTCGGGTGGACAATGAGCGGACCAGGAAAAAACGGATGGAAGAGGGAGAAACGGTGCCAGTCCTTAGGCCCTTGGAGGCATTCAGGCAGTTTTACAAGACAGTAAGAGGCGGAGAGATGACAAAAGAGGAAGAAAAGGCCATGGAACGGATCGTGCAGGAAGCAAAGGAGGAAGAGGGATTATGA